A stretch of the Capsicum annuum cultivar UCD-10X-F1 chromosome 8, UCD10Xv1.1, whole genome shotgun sequence genome encodes the following:
- the LOC107840152 gene encoding probable pectin methylesterase CGR3 — protein sequence MSRRPTRRFADTGSIPFVGSLHPKSRPSPLLSLGLVVGALLIIGYVYHGSGGRSAADAFSRLEGGTSCTAELHRALPVLKKAYGDNMRKVLHVGPDTCSVVSKLLKEEDTEAWGIEPYDLDETDSNCKALVHKGIVRVADIKFPLPYRSKSFSLVVVSDAADYLSPRYLNKTLPELARVAADGLVLLSGYPGQQKVKGAELSKFGRPAKLRSSSWWIRFFIQTSLEENEPVTKKFEQAAAKRSYKPACQVFHLKPLLR from the exons ATGTCAAGAAGGCCAACTCGCCGTTTTGCAGATACTGGGAGCATTCCATTTGTGGGCTCCTTACACCCCAAATCACGCCCATCTCCTTTATTGTCCTTAGGACTTGTTGTG GGAGCATTGCTGATCATTGGTTACGTTTATCATGGTTCAG GTGGAAGAAGTGCAGCAGATGCTTTTAGTAGACTTGAAG GTGGTACTTCATGCACAGCTGAGCTTCACAGAGCATTACCTGTATTGAAGAAAGCATATGGGGACAACATGCGGAAAGTGTTGCACGTAGGACCTGACACTTGTTCAGTGGTCTCTAAACTATTAAAAGAAGAGGACACTGAAGCTTGGGGGATTGAACCATACGATTTAGATGAAACTGATAGCAACTGCAAGGCTCTTGTTCACAAAGGGATTGTGCGAGTAGCCGATATTAAGTTTCCTCTTCCCTACCGTTCAAAGTCGTTCTCTCTTGTTGTAGTATCTGATGCAGCGGATTACTTGTCTCCAAGATACCTTAACAAAACTCTACCAGAGTTAGCAAGGGTGGCTGCTGATGGTTTAGTTCTTTTATCTG GTTATCCTGGTCAGCAAAAGGTTAAAGGGGCAGAGCTGTCAAAATTTGGCCGACCG GCCAAATTGAGGAGCTCATCCTGGTGGATTAGATTTTTCATTCAAACCAGCTTAGAAGAGAATGAACCTGTAACTAAGAAATTTGAACAGGCAGCAGCCAAGAGGTCTTACAAGCCAGCGTGCCAAGTTTTCCACCTCAAACCACTTCTTCGTTGA